In Clostridium omnivorum, the DNA window TCTGCCTCTTTATCTCATAACTCTTCTTGCTGTAATATAGTCTGATCTATCATATGAGGATATTTTAATAACATCACCAGTTCTTGGAGAATGTATATACATACCATTGCCAATATATATCCCCATATGACTTGGGCTTCCACCTTTTCCATAGAACACTAAATCACCTGGTCGAAGCTGATCTCTTGAAACCCCATATCCATCATTTATTTGATCGTAGGTAGTCCTTCCTAGTGATATTCCAAAATGCCTATACACATATTGAGTAAACCCAGAGCAATCAAAGCCTGCTGGTGTAGTTCCTCCCCATAAATATGGTGTTCCTAAAAAATTTGATGCATATGCTACTACAGTATTACTTGATACTGATACTGCACCTCTTGAAGGAGTATACTTAGGTGTTGCATTTCTTATTGATTCAATTTGCTTCATAGTTTCATTAAGCTTTGCTTGCGATTCATTTACAGCGGAAGCATATACTCTTTCTTGGCTTTGAGCCTCTTCAATTAATTTACTTTGATCAACTTTATCTGATTTTAACTTGGACAGTTTTTTATTATTTTCATCATTCAACGAAACTAATTCTTGATTTTTTTTATTTAAATTTTGTTTAACTGCATTTAATTGTTCTTGCTTTTCTTTAATATTTTCAGTAATTTTTTTATCAAGCTGCATTATGCTCCTAACTGCCTCTACTCTCGATATAAAATCACTAAAACCATTAGCCTCAACCAAAACCTGTAGATATGCCGCTGCTCCATTTATGTACATAGCTCGTACTCTTTTATTAAATACATCTTGCTCATTTTTCATATCTTCTTCTGCTTGCTTGTACTGTTTTTCATTAGCTTTAATATCTTCTTGTACCTTCAATATTTGATTTTTATTTTTTGCAATCTGATTCATTACTTCTTCAATTTCATTGTCAAGGTTCTCTATCTTTTGCTCAACTTCAAACCTATTACCTTGTGCTTTTTTTAATTCATTTTTATCTGCTTGTAATTGTTCCTTTTGACTTTGTACTTGTTCTGATGTAGGCTGTGCAAAAACAGGCTTTTGAATAAAAGCTACTAGCACAAACATCACTACAAAGTATTTCAGTACTCTTTTCATCGCCTTCCTCCTAAGCTATTCAATAATATATTGCAATTAAAAGTTAATGCTTATTTAATCTTTCTTCTTGATTCTTTACAATTACCACAAGAGCATGATCCGGCTGATTTACTTCTAAATCTACTAAAAATAATATAAACAGAGAATCCAACCAATGCAGCAGTAATTAATATCTCATACATTTAATTATTCACCTCCAACTATGCACTTAAAATGCTAATTATAAGAAAACATAACTTCGTCTGTTTTACTTTACATGCGTTTGATTTTATCAATTTTATATGTAGATAATATGAAGATTGATAAAAACATGCTAAATTACTGATAGAATTATCAACAAACTTCATCCAATAATTAAAAATGCTAAATACCGAAAGTAAACGCAAAACAGCACCCTGTCAGCTAGACATGGTGCTGTTATTTATTTATATTATAAATTTTTGTGAGAACCATCACAATAAGGCGGATTCTTAGTTTGCTTGCAAGTACAAAGATAAACTGTTTCATCCTTCTCAGCTGTAAATGCTAATGGTTCGAAAGAAGTGCCTTTATGTGATCCGTCACAAAACGGCTGCTTGCCGCTCCTGCCGCATGAACACCAATAATAGGTCTCTCCTTTTTTTACATCGACAGCTATAGGTTCTTTTCCAGCTATTATAGGCTTTTCCATAAACATCTCTCCCTTTAAATTTTCTTATTAATAATTTATAATGATATTTTTCATTTTATTTTGTGTATAAATTCACACTTTATACCGCATATGTATTTGAGGAAGTTATATATGTTATGCAATATTAAAACTCAAAGCTTATATAACTTTAAGTAGCATTATTGCTATTGCAAACATAATATAGTAATAAAATTATAAAAAGTGGTGATAGTTACGTACTTATATGAATCGGATCCCCAGTATAATAATGTTTATCCTTATAATTCTTCAGGTTTTCAAACACCGTGGTACTGTGATGCTAATTTTTTCTGTCCCTTATACAGATACAATTTTCAAAGAAGTATTTCCCCTTCACAAGCAATAAGCAAATCAAAACTAATATTGTCAAATAAAATTCGTGAACTATGGGAACAGCATACTACATGGACTAGAGCTGCCATCGTAAGCCTTGTATTTGGCCTTCCGGACGTAGATTTTGTTACTAATAGGCTCCTTCAAAACCCTGAAGACTTTGGAAATACGTTTAGAGTATACTATGGCAACAAAATTGGTTCAAAACTAAGAGATTTGATAAGAGAACACCTTGTAATTGCCGCGCAGCTTGTCAAAGCAGCTAAGGCA includes these proteins:
- a CDS encoding NlpC/P60 family protein, which gives rise to MKRVLKYFVVMFVLVAFIQKPVFAQPTSEQVQSQKEQLQADKNELKKAQGNRFEVEQKIENLDNEIEEVMNQIAKNKNQILKVQEDIKANEKQYKQAEEDMKNEQDVFNKRVRAMYINGAAAYLQVLVEANGFSDFISRVEAVRSIMQLDKKITENIKEKQEQLNAVKQNLNKKNQELVSLNDENNKKLSKLKSDKVDQSKLIEEAQSQERVYASAVNESQAKLNETMKQIESIRNATPKYTPSRGAVSVSSNTVVAYASNFLGTPYLWGGTTPAGFDCSGFTQYVYRHFGISLGRTTYDQINDGYGVSRDQLRPGDLVFYGKGGSPSHMGIYIGNGMYIHSPRTGDVIKISSYDRSDYITARRVMR
- a CDS encoding FeoB-associated Cys-rich membrane protein, producing the protein MYEILITAALVGFSVYIIFSRFRSKSAGSCSCGNCKESRRKIK
- a CDS encoding CDGSH iron-sulfur domain-containing protein, producing the protein MEKPIIAGKEPIAVDVKKGETYYWCSCGRSGKQPFCDGSHKGTSFEPLAFTAEKDETVYLCTCKQTKNPPYCDGSHKNL